The proteins below come from a single Asanoa ferruginea genomic window:
- a CDS encoding lycopene cyclase domain-containing protein, which produces MTYTTAALLGAIGALGVDLFVLRTRLVLRPVFWATYPIILFFQLLANGVLTGRNIVRYDPGAIIGLRLVYAPVEDLVFGFALVLLTLSLWVFWGRAGVQRSPAAGTGSSWLLRWLRKR; this is translated from the coding sequence GTGACCTACACAACGGCGGCGTTGCTGGGCGCGATCGGCGCGCTCGGCGTCGACCTGTTCGTGCTGCGCACCCGGCTCGTGCTGCGGCCGGTCTTCTGGGCCACGTACCCGATCATCCTGTTCTTCCAGCTCCTGGCCAACGGGGTGCTGACGGGCCGGAACATCGTCCGCTACGACCCGGGGGCGATCATCGGACTGCGTCTGGTGTACGCGCCCGTCGAGGACCTGGTCTTCGGGTTCGCGTTGGTGTTGTTGACGTTGTCGCTGTGGGTGTTCTGGGGGCGGGCAGGGGTTCAGCGCTCGCCGGCGGCCGGGACTGGGTCGTCCTGGCTGCTGCGGTGGCTACGGAAGCGGTAG
- a CDS encoding lycopene cyclase domain-containing protein has translation MRFVYLAVLLGCLAGALWLEPALRVNVLRRWRRLLLTIVPVMAIFALWDIAAIAAGHWSFDPMQTTGILLPGRLPLDELLFFLVVPLCAILGFEAVRAVLRLPAGDE, from the coding sequence TTGAGGTTCGTCTACCTGGCGGTCCTGCTGGGCTGCCTGGCCGGTGCGCTGTGGCTGGAGCCCGCGCTGCGGGTCAACGTCCTGCGCCGGTGGCGTCGCCTGCTGCTCACCATCGTGCCGGTGATGGCGATCTTCGCGCTGTGGGACATCGCGGCGATCGCGGCCGGCCACTGGTCGTTCGACCCGATGCAGACCACGGGCATCCTGCTGCCCGGCCGCCTGCCGCTCGACGAACTGCTGTTCTTCCTGGTCGTGCCACTGTGCGCGATCCTCGGCTTCGAGGCGGTCCGCGCCGTGCTGCGCCTGCCGGCGGGAGACGAGTGA
- a CDS encoding Rv2175c family DNA-binding protein: MPAWQCERVTETVPAQWLPLPDVAERLELTISKVRQMVRDGSLLAVRREGVLRVPAELVANKTVLKHLPGVITLLHDAGYNDEECLRWLYEPDETLPGLPAVALGGDQATEVKRRAQALGF; this comes from the coding sequence ATGCCGGCGTGGCAATGTGAGCGGGTGACCGAAACCGTTCCCGCTCAGTGGCTGCCGTTGCCCGACGTGGCGGAGCGCCTTGAGCTGACGATCAGCAAGGTGCGCCAGATGGTGCGCGACGGCTCGCTTCTCGCGGTCCGGCGCGAAGGCGTCCTGCGGGTGCCGGCTGAGCTCGTTGCCAACAAGACCGTGCTCAAGCACCTGCCGGGCGTCATCACGTTGCTGCACGACGCTGGGTACAACGACGAAGAGTGCCTGCGGTGGCTCTACGAGCCCGACGAGACGCTCCCCGGCCTGCCGGCGGTGGCACTCGGCGGCGACCAGGCCACCGAGGTGAAGCGCCGCGCGCAGGCGCTGGGCTTCTAG
- the pknB gene encoding Stk1 family PASTA domain-containing Ser/Thr kinase → MDIQVADSLLGTLVDGRYRIRGRVARGGMATVYTATDERLERTVALKIIHPAQARDPQFLERFTDEAKTIARLTHPNVVAVYDQGHHNGLPYLVMEYVRGHTLRDVLAQRRRLNPGEALAILEQMLAAIFGAHRAGLVHRDVKPENVLVAEAPSGGPGNLVDSVVKVADFGLARAVEASATDADGGQLMATVAYVAPELVTEGRADPRSDVYSAGIVLFEMLTGRVPYDGAQPVEVAWQHVDRDVPAPSSLVPGIPPVVDELVARATRRDPQSRPTDAGAFLSEVQNARDDLGAANANTAVLRQVSPRTEVIPRISATTAEPARPSWARLPGQAEPPAPSGRRRAPEPAYDDYDDDGPDRRGSAIGDRYRMVMAHPNGRMAVAAAIVVIGLVAAIGGWWFGMGRYTVAPQLTAMTKAAAQEQATRGGFTVTFGPGRYDEKIDKDVVLTQDPPAAGRILKGGKITLVLSLGAERYTVPDVTGMTLDLATVQLEDAKLQVTKGPDRYDDNLPKGVVIAVDPPVGTETKPGDKATVFVSKGKAPLTVPRVVGKNVNEARNELIGLGLEPLIAYKASDQPRDTVTKQTPEDGAGVEKGAKVELEVSEGPPQVVVPRLIGLPCQQAVQQLQGMNLQANPQLNPNGTVFAQNPNENTPVAPQSQVVLYCQ, encoded by the coding sequence ATGGACATCCAGGTCGCTGACTCGCTCTTGGGCACCCTGGTCGACGGGCGTTACCGCATCCGTGGCCGGGTGGCCCGTGGCGGCATGGCGACCGTATATACGGCGACCGACGAACGCCTCGAGCGCACCGTTGCCCTCAAGATCATTCACCCGGCGCAGGCCCGTGATCCGCAGTTCCTCGAGCGGTTCACCGACGAGGCCAAGACGATCGCCCGGCTGACCCACCCCAACGTGGTCGCGGTCTACGACCAGGGCCACCACAACGGGCTGCCCTACCTGGTCATGGAATACGTACGCGGCCACACGCTGCGCGACGTGCTGGCCCAGCGGCGGCGGCTCAACCCGGGCGAGGCGCTCGCGATCCTCGAGCAGATGCTCGCGGCGATCTTCGGCGCCCACCGCGCCGGCCTGGTCCACCGCGACGTCAAGCCGGAGAACGTGCTGGTCGCCGAGGCGCCCAGCGGCGGCCCCGGCAACCTGGTCGACAGCGTGGTCAAGGTGGCCGACTTCGGCCTGGCCCGCGCGGTCGAGGCCAGCGCCACCGACGCCGACGGCGGCCAGTTGATGGCGACCGTCGCCTACGTCGCGCCGGAACTGGTCACCGAGGGCCGCGCCGACCCGCGCAGCGACGTCTACTCGGCCGGCATCGTGCTGTTCGAGATGCTCACCGGCCGGGTCCCCTACGACGGCGCGCAGCCGGTCGAGGTCGCCTGGCAACACGTCGACCGCGACGTCCCGGCGCCCTCGTCGCTGGTGCCCGGCATCCCGCCGGTGGTCGACGAGTTGGTCGCCCGGGCCACCCGGCGCGACCCGCAGTCCCGCCCGACCGACGCCGGCGCGTTCCTCTCCGAGGTCCAGAACGCCCGCGACGACCTCGGCGCGGCCAACGCCAACACCGCCGTGCTGCGGCAGGTCTCCCCGCGTACCGAAGTCATCCCCCGCATTTCCGCCACCACCGCGGAGCCGGCGCGGCCGTCGTGGGCGCGCCTGCCCGGCCAGGCCGAGCCGCCGGCACCGTCCGGCCGGCGCCGGGCCCCCGAGCCCGCCTACGACGACTATGACGACGACGGCCCCGACCGTCGGGGTTCGGCGATCGGCGACCGCTACCGCATGGTGATGGCCCACCCCAACGGCCGGATGGCGGTGGCCGCCGCGATCGTGGTGATCGGTCTGGTCGCCGCGATCGGCGGCTGGTGGTTCGGGATGGGCCGCTACACGGTCGCGCCGCAGCTCACCGCGATGACCAAGGCCGCCGCACAGGAGCAGGCGACCCGGGGCGGCTTCACGGTGACCTTCGGTCCAGGGCGCTACGACGAGAAGATCGACAAGGACGTCGTGCTCACCCAGGACCCGCCGGCGGCCGGGCGGATCCTCAAGGGCGGCAAAATCACGCTGGTGCTCTCGCTGGGCGCCGAGCGCTACACCGTGCCCGACGTGACCGGCATGACGCTCGACCTCGCCACGGTCCAGCTCGAAGACGCGAAGCTTCAGGTGACCAAGGGCCCCGACCGCTACGACGACAACCTGCCCAAGGGCGTCGTGATCGCGGTCGACCCGCCGGTCGGCACCGAGACCAAGCCCGGCGACAAGGCGACCGTCTTCGTCAGCAAGGGCAAGGCGCCGCTGACCGTGCCGCGGGTGGTCGGCAAGAACGTCAACGAGGCCCGCAACGAGCTGATCGGGCTCGGTCTCGAGCCGCTGATCGCCTACAAGGCTTCTGACCAGCCGCGCGACACGGTGACCAAGCAGACCCCCGAAGACGGCGCCGGTGTCGAGAAGGGCGCCAAGGTCGAACTCGAGGTCAGCGAGGGCCCGCCGCAGGTGGTCGTGCCCCGGCTGATCGGCCTGCCCTGCCAGCAGGCGGTGCAGCAGCTCCAGGGCATGAACCTCCAGGCCAACCCGCAGCTCAACCCCAACGGCACGGTGTTCGCGCAGAACCCCAACGAGAACACGCCGGTGGCACCGCAGAGCCAGGTCGTCCTCTATTGCCAGTGA